In Blastopirellula marina, the following proteins share a genomic window:
- a CDS encoding YebC/PmpR family DNA-binding transcriptional regulator, translating into MAGHSHWANIKRKKAAVDNKRGKIWNKCSKAITVAAQMGGGDPGSNPRLRLAISDAKSARMPNDTIDRAIKKGTGESKGDAYEEILYEGYGPCGVAVLVDTLTDNRNRTAPELRKLFDTNGGNLGASGCVAWNFDRKGVFHLPLDQLSEEQLMEITLEAGADDIQREAEQFTITCPPEVYSDVQEALEKAGIEIDSSGVTRLPKDYVDVDGNDARKLMQLMSALDDHDDVQGVSANFNISEEVMAEIDG; encoded by the coding sequence ATGGCAGGACATTCCCACTGGGCCAACATCAAACGCAAGAAGGCCGCAGTCGATAACAAACGGGGCAAGATCTGGAACAAGTGCTCGAAGGCGATTACGGTCGCAGCTCAGATGGGTGGCGGCGATCCCGGATCTAACCCGCGATTACGCCTGGCGATTTCCGATGCCAAGAGTGCCCGCATGCCGAATGACACCATCGATCGCGCCATCAAAAAAGGAACTGGCGAATCGAAGGGAGATGCCTACGAAGAGATCCTCTACGAAGGCTACGGCCCATGTGGTGTCGCCGTACTGGTCGACACGCTAACCGACAATCGCAACCGAACCGCACCGGAATTGCGGAAGCTGTTCGATACCAACGGCGGCAACCTGGGAGCGAGCGGCTGTGTCGCGTGGAACTTCGATCGCAAAGGAGTCTTCCACCTTCCACTCGATCAATTGAGCGAAGAACAGTTGATGGAGATCACGCTCGAAGCTGGGGCCGATGACATCCAGCGAGAAGCAGAGCAATTCACGATTACCTGCCCACCGGAAGTTTACTCGGACGTGCAGGAAGCCCTAGAGAAAGCGGGCATTGAAATCGACAGCTCCGGCGTCACAAGGCTCCCGAAAGATTACGTTGATGTCGATGGAAACGATGCCCGGAAGCTGATGCAGTTGATGTCCGCCCTCGACGACCACGACGACGTCCAAGGTGTCTCGGCGAACTTCAACATTTCCGAGGAAGTTATGGCCGAGATTGACGGCTAG
- a CDS encoding Rieske (2Fe-2S) protein, protein MSEFHTVAKVGDIPEGQGQAFNVGGRTVAVFNTKEGYQAIDDFCPHMGASLASGPLEDGVVVCPWHAWGFQLCDGAWLDNPKIKVDCFEVRVVDDEIQVRVNEKTN, encoded by the coding sequence ATGTCTGAGTTTCATACCGTCGCAAAAGTTGGTGATATCCCCGAAGGCCAAGGTCAGGCTTTTAACGTCGGGGGGCGTACCGTCGCCGTGTTTAACACCAAAGAAGGTTACCAGGCGATCGATGACTTCTGCCCACACATGGGGGCATCGCTCGCTTCGGGGCCACTGGAAGACGGTGTGGTTGTCTGTCCGTGGCATGCGTGGGGTTTTCAACTGTGCGATGGTGCCTGGCTCGATAATCCGAAGATCAAGGTCGACTGCTTCGAGGTCCGCGTGGTCGACGACGAGATCCAGGTCCGCGTTAATGAAAAGACCAACTAG